From Triticum aestivum cultivar Chinese Spring chromosome 4A, IWGSC CS RefSeq v2.1, whole genome shotgun sequence, a single genomic window includes:
- the LOC123087362 gene encoding 5-methyltetrahydropteroyltriglutamate--homocysteine methyltransferase 1 — protein sequence MASHIVGYPRMGPKRELKFALESFWDGKSSAEDLEKVAADLRASIWKQMSEAGIKYIPSNTFSYYDQVLDTTAMLGAVPDRYSWTGGEIGHSTYFSMARGNATVPAMEMTKWFDTNYHFIVPELSPATKFSYASHKAVSEYKEAKALGVDTVPVLVGPVSYLLLSKAAKGVEKSFSLLSLLDSILPIYKEVVAELKAAGASWIQFDEPTLVKDLAVHELAAFSSAYAELESALSGLNVLIETYFADVPAESYKTLTSLSGVTAYGFDLVRGTKTLELIKSAGIPSGKYLFAGVVDGRNIWADDLAASLSTLQSLEAVVGKDKLVVSTSCSLMHTAVDLVNETKLDSEIKSWLAFAAQKVVEVNALGKALAGLKDEAYFAANAAAQASRRSSPRVNNEEVQKAAAALKGSDHRRATPVSARLDAQQKKLNLPILPTTTIGSFPQTMDLRRVRREYKAKKISEEEYVSAIKEEISKVVKIQEELDIDVLVHGEPERNDMVEYFGEQLSGFAFTANGWVQSYGSRCVKPPIIYGDVSRPNPMTVFWSKMAQDMTPRPMKGMLTGPVTILNWSFVRNDQPRFETCYQIALAIKKEVEDLEAGGIQVIQIDEAALREGLPLRKSEHAFYLDWAVHSFRITNCGVQDTTQIHTHMCYSNFNDIIHSIINMDADVITIENSRSDEKLLSVFREGVTYGAGIGPGVYDIHSPRIPSTEEIADRVNKMLAVLDTNILWVNPDCGLKTRKYTEVKPALTNMVAAAKLIRTQLASTK from the exons ATGGCATCCCACATTGTTGGATACCCTCGCATGGGCCCCAAGAGGGAGCTCAAGTTTGCCTTGGAGTCTTTCTGGGATGGGAAGAGCAGCGCTGAGGATTTGGAGAAGGTTGCCGCCGACCTCAGGGCCAGCATCTGGAAGCAGATGTCAGAGGCTGGGATTAAGTACATTCCCAGCAACACCTTCTCATACTATGACCAGGTGCTTGACACAACGGCCATGCTTGGTGCCGTCCCGGACCGCTACTCATGGACTGGCGGAGAGATTGGCCACAGCACCTACTTCTCAATGGCCAGGGGCAATGCCACTGTCCCTGCTATGGAGATGACCAAGTGGTTTGACACCAACTA CCACTTCATTGTGCCTGAATTGAGCCCAGCAACCAAGTTCTCATATGCTTCACACAAGGCTGTCTCTGAATACAAGGAGGCAAAGGCG CTCGGTGTTGACACTGTTCCAGTGCTTGTTGGACCAGTCTCATACTTGCTGCTCTCCAAGGCAGCGAAGGGTGTGGAGAAATCATTCTCTCTTCTTTCACTTCTTGATAGCATTCTTCCCATCTACAA GGAAGTTGTGGCTGAGCTGAAGGCAGCTGGTGCTTCATGGATTCAGTTTGATGAGCCCACCCTTGTTAAGGACCTTGCTGTTCACGAATTGGCCGCGTTCTCTTCAGCATATGCTGAACTCGAATCGGCACTCTCTGGATTGAATGTGCTTATTGAGACATACTTTGCCGATGTTCCTGCTGAATCTTACAA GACCCTCACATCATTGAGTGGCGTGACTGCCTATGGTTTTGATCTTGTTCGTGGAACTAAGACACTTGAACTTATCAAGAGCGCTGGTATCCCATCTGGGAAGTACTTATTTGCTGGTGTTGTAGATGGAAGGAACATCTGGGCTGATGATCTCGCTGCATCTCTCAGCACTCTTCAGTCTCTTGAGGCTGTTGTTGGCAAGG ACAAGCTTGTGGTGTCCACCTCCTGCTCTCTGATGCACACTGCTGTTGATCTTGTGAACGAGACTAAGCTTGACAGTGAGATCAAGTCATGGCTCGCATTTGCTGCCCAAAAGGTGGTTGAGGTGAATGCACTTGGCAAGGCTTTGGCTGGTCTCAAGGATGAG GCCTACTttgccgccaatgccgctgctcaGGCCTCAAGGAGGTCGTCACCCAGAGTGAACAATGAGGAGGTTCAGAAGGCT GCGGCTGCTTTGAAGGGCTCTGACCACCGCCGTGCTACCCCTGTTTCTGCTAGACTGGACGCTCAGCAGAAGAAGCTCAACCTTCCTATCCTCCCAACTACAACAATCGGTTCATTCCCTCAGACAATGGACCTCAGGAGGGTCCGCCGTGAGTACAAGGCGAAGAA GATCTCTGAGGAGGAGTATGTCAGTGCTATCAAGGAAGAAATTAGCAAGGTTGTCAAGATCCAAGAGGAGCTTGACATCGATGTGCTCGTCCATGGAGAGCCTGAG AGAAATGACATGGTTGAGTACTTTGGCGAGCAATTATCTGGTTTTGCATTTACTGCCAATGGATGGGTGCAATCCTATGGATCACGTTGCGTGAAGCCACCGATCATCTATGGTGATGTCAGCCGCCCCAACCCCATGACAGTCTTCTGGTCCAAGATGGCTCAGGACATGACCCCTCGCCCAATGAAGGGAATGCTGACTGGCCCTGTCACAATCCTCAACTGGTCTTTTGTCAGGAACGACCAGCCAAG GTTTGAGACATGCTACCAGATTGCTCTTGCCATTAAGAAGGAGGTTGAGGATCTTGAAGCTGGTGGTATTCAG GTGATCCAGATTGACGAGGCTGCTCTAAGAGAGGGTCTGCCACTTCGCAAGTCGGAGCATGCTTTCTACTTGGACTGGGCTGTCCACTCATTCAGAATCACCAACTGCGGTGTGCAAGACACCACTCAG ATTCACACTCACATGTGCTACTCCAACTTCAACGATATCATCCACTCCATCATCAACATGGACGCCGACGTCATCACCATTGAGAACTCCCGCTCCGACGAGAAGCTCCTGTCGGTCTTCCGTGAGGGCGTGACCTACGGAGCCGGCATTGGCCCAGGCGTCTATGACATCCACTCCCCC